One window of Campylobacter sp. RM12651 genomic DNA carries:
- a CDS encoding Gfo/Idh/MocA family oxidoreductase: MNIALIGLGVMGKNHYTELCKKDINLYCFDLIKPDWIDDNKYFSNLDELLKNDIDGAIIVVPTKYHYEVFSKIKDKINFILIEKPLSFSLDEALAIKNSGVNVAVGFCERFNPVSLEFLKHIKNEEIKYASFIRASKKPARISDVGVDLDLCVHDLDLANFFGIKASFKINRTNNPCTQIKLNSNNLDILASWEFNSRIRKAFINTNVSSYELDFLNSKLIKDETTITLQAHSSLAKEQDEFINYIKTNDLGLLASVDDAIYTQEILKNLN, translated from the coding sequence ATGAATATAGCATTAATAGGTCTTGGTGTAATGGGTAAAAACCACTACACCGAACTTTGTAAAAAGGATATAAATTTATATTGCTTTGATTTAATTAAACCTGATTGGATTGATGATAATAAGTATTTTTCTAATTTAGATGAATTATTAAAAAATGATATTGATGGAGCGATAATAGTTGTTCCGACTAAATATCATTATGAAGTATTTTCTAAGATTAAAGATAAAATCAATTTTATTCTAATAGAAAAACCATTATCATTTAGCCTTGATGAAGCTTTAGCTATTAAAAATAGCGGAGTAAATGTAGCAGTTGGCTTTTGCGAGAGATTTAACCCTGTAAGTCTTGAGTTTTTAAAACATATCAAAAACGAAGAAATAAAATATGCAAGTTTTATAAGAGCGTCTAAAAAACCAGCTAGAATTAGTGATGTTGGGGTTGATTTAGACCTTTGTGTGCATGATTTGGATTTAGCAAATTTCTTTGGGATAAAGGCTAGTTTTAAAATAAATCGCACAAATAATCCTTGCACGCAAATTAAGCTAAATTCTAATAATCTTGATATTTTAGCTTCTTGGGAATTTAATAGTAGGATTAGAAAAGCCTTTATAAATACAAATGTATCAAGCTATGAATTAGACTTTTTAAACTCAAAATTAATTAAAGATGAAACTACAATAACACTTCAAGCTCATTCAAGCTTAGCAAAAGAGCAAGATGAGTTTATTAATTATATCAAGACAAATGATTTAGGGCTTTTAGCAAGTGTTGATGATGCTATTTATACTCAAGAAATTCTAAAGAATTTGAATTAA
- the putP gene encoding sodium/proline symporter PutP: MNELEKVQISLPIILDFVFYSVLMLGIGFYFWKKNKTSEDYFIGDKGMGPIVSALSAGASDMSGWLLMGLPGAVLLYGLGKTYIAIGLSIGALINWMFVAKRLRIYTDVRKDCITIPDYFETRFSDDSHTLRIICAIVILIFFTIYISSGLVAGGKLFEELFSVKYEQAVITGTILIVVYTFVGGYKAVCWTDLIQGLLMMGALIIVPLVMINEIGGFSEAINIIIKLGEESQKDYISMSKNLTLVGIISSLAWGLGYFGQPHIIVRFISIKSTKDIPIATFVGISWMVISLIGAILIGFIGIAYLYKFNIDLLDKDRIFIVTSQLLFNPWISGILLSAILAAIMSTASSQLLVSSSTLAEDFYRKIFNKGAPAKIVMRVSRLSVLVVAIVAFIISADKNTSIIDIVGYAWAGFGASFGSVIIFSLFWKNMSRLGAILGMSFGALGVILWEHIDYFNIAKEGIFELYSIIPGFLLASVFIIIGSMIQPVRQGTKKAYDDMLTKLKL, translated from the coding sequence ATGAATGAATTAGAAAAGGTGCAAATTAGTTTGCCAATAATTTTAGATTTTGTATTCTATAGCGTATTAATGCTAGGAATTGGGTTTTATTTTTGGAAGAAAAATAAAACTTCAGAAGATTATTTTATAGGCGATAAAGGTATGGGTCCTATAGTATCAGCACTTAGTGCTGGAGCGTCTGATATGAGCGGTTGGCTTCTTATGGGATTACCAGGGGCTGTTTTATTATATGGCTTAGGTAAAACTTATATAGCAATAGGGCTTAGTATTGGTGCTTTAATTAATTGGATGTTTGTTGCTAAAAGGCTTAGAATTTATACTGATGTTAGAAAAGATTGTATAACTATTCCTGATTATTTTGAGACTAGATTTAGCGATGATAGTCATACCTTAAGAATAATTTGTGCTATTGTGATTTTAATATTTTTTACTATTTATATATCTAGTGGTTTAGTAGCTGGTGGAAAGCTTTTTGAAGAATTATTTTCGGTTAAATACGAACAAGCAGTAATTACAGGAACTATATTAATAGTTGTTTATACTTTCGTTGGCGGATATAAGGCAGTTTGTTGGACTGATTTGATACAAGGCTTATTGATGATGGGAGCTTTAATTATTGTTCCATTGGTTATGATTAATGAAATAGGCGGATTTAGCGAAGCTATTAATATAATAATTAAGCTTGGAGAAGAAAGTCAAAAAGATTATATTTCTATGAGTAAAAATCTAACTTTAGTAGGGATAATTAGTTCTTTAGCTTGGGGACTTGGGTATTTTGGTCAGCCACACATAATAGTAAGGTTTATATCTATAAAAAGCACAAAAGACATTCCAATTGCTACTTTTGTAGGTATTTCTTGGATGGTAATTAGCTTAATTGGAGCTATTTTAATAGGATTTATTGGTATAGCTTATTTGTATAAGTTTAATATAGACTTATTAGATAAGGATAGAATTTTTATAGTAACTAGCCAATTATTATTTAATCCTTGGATTTCTGGAATTTTATTAAGTGCGATTTTAGCAGCGATTATGAGTACGGCAAGTTCGCAATTATTAGTATCTAGCTCAACTTTAGCAGAAGATTTTTATAGAAAAATTTTTAATAAAGGTGCTCCTGCTAAGATAGTAATGAGAGTTTCAAGACTTAGTGTTTTGGTTGTTGCTATTGTTGCTTTTATAATTTCTGCTGATAAAAATACTAGCATTATTGATATTGTTGGATATGCTTGGGCTGGTTTTGGTGCTTCTTTTGGTAGTGTGATAATTTTTTCTTTATTTTGGAAAAATATGAGTAGATTAGGTGCGATTTTAGGTATGAGTTTTGGTGCTTTAGGAGTGATTTTGTGGGAGCATATTGATTATTTTAATATTGCAAAAGAAGGTATATTTGAACTTTATTCAATAATACCAGGATTTTTACTAGCTTCAGTATTTATAATAATAGGCTCAATGATACAGCCAGTAAGACAAGGAACAAAAAAAGCTTATGATGATATGCTAACTAAATTAAAGCTCTAA
- a CDS encoding 5-methyltetrahydropteroyltriglutamate--homocysteine S-methyltransferase gives MRRLDQVGSFLRPAKLKAARSDYANAKISKDELRAIEDECIKELLIECDKNNVYYLSDGEFRRSWWHLDFYWGFSGISKIIKEKGYVFKGIETRAEGIKITNKIECKNHPFLKDFASLVKIAKELGIDTNRLKLTIPSPSMLLYMLFIRGGFNVEFEYYGKDYAKLKEDILKAYADFYLEFEKLGGVYLQLDDVSFGSFCDEDFRANLIKNNYNADDCTKEYVEYLNKSLATMPKTITSAIHICRGNYRSHFSASGGYSKVASELFANLNINKFFLEFDDDRSGDFEPLKYIKNQIVVIGLLTTKTKENPSIQTLIKRAKEAANFLDTKQIEFSTQCGFSSTEEGNEIDMNTQWEKIALLNELNNTLDKEGF, from the coding sequence ATGAGAAGATTAGATCAAGTAGGTTCATTCTTAAGACCAGCTAAATTAAAAGCTGCAAGAAGTGATTATGCAAACGCAAAAATCAGTAAAGACGAATTAAGAGCTATTGAAGATGAGTGTATAAAAGAACTACTCATTGAGTGTGATAAAAACAATGTTTATTATCTAAGTGATGGAGAATTTAGACGCTCTTGGTGGCATTTAGATTTTTATTGGGGATTTAGTGGAATTAGCAAAATTATTAAAGAAAAAGGCTATGTTTTTAAAGGTATAGAAACAAGAGCTGAAGGTATTAAAATAACTAATAAAATAGAGTGTAAAAACCATCCTTTCTTAAAAGATTTTGCAAGTTTAGTAAAAATTGCAAAAGAATTAGGCATTGATACAAATCGCTTAAAATTAACAATTCCTAGCCCATCAATGCTTTTATATATGTTATTTATCCGTGGTGGATTTAATGTAGAATTTGAATACTACGGAAAAGATTATGCAAAATTAAAAGAAGATATTTTAAAAGCCTATGCTGATTTTTATTTAGAATTTGAAAAATTAGGCGGAGTTTATTTACAACTTGATGATGTTAGCTTTGGCTCGTTTTGTGATGAAGATTTTAGAGCAAATCTAATCAAAAACAACTATAACGCCGATGATTGCACTAAAGAATATGTGGAGTATTTAAATAAAAGCCTAGCAACTATGCCAAAAACAATCACAAGTGCAATACATATATGCAGGGGTAATTATAGAAGCCATTTTAGTGCTAGTGGTGGATATAGCAAGGTTGCTAGCGAATTATTTGCAAATCTTAATATAAATAAATTCTTTTTAGAATTTGATGATGATAGGTCAGGAGATTTTGAACCATTAAAATATATTAAAAATCAAATAGTAGTAATTGGACTTTTAACTACTAAAACTAAGGAAAATCCAAGTATTCAAACTCTAATTAAAAGAGCAAAAGAAGCAGCTAATTTCTTAGATACAAAACAAATTGAGTTTAGCACCCAATGTGGTTTTAGCTCTACAGAAGAAGGCAATGAAATTGATATGAATACTCAATGGGAAAAAATCGCACTTTTAAATGAATTAAATAATACTTTAGATAAAGAAGGCTTTTAA
- the alaS gene encoding alanine--tRNA ligase, with amino-acid sequence MDIRKEFLEFFASKGHEITPSSPLVPDDATLLFANAGMVPFKSIFTGEVPRPNPPRKTSCQTCIRAGGKHNDLDNVGYTARHHTFFEMLGNFSFGDYFKEQAIAYAWEFVTEVIKLPKDRLYVTVHENDDEAYNMWQKHIAKERIYKFGDKDNFWQMGDTGPCGPCSEIFYDQGEENFKSDEDYMGGDGDRFLEIWNLVFMQFEKHPDGTMTKLPKPSIDTGMGLERVSAIKEGKFSNFDSSLFMPIIEKIASLANLKYEYKSGASFRVIADHIRSATFLLAQGVTFDKEGRGYVLRRIVRRALRHGYLLGFKSAFMYKLVDIVCELMGEHYTYLNEKKSFVKEQLLSEEERFLNTIEKGMQIFNDELNNTKDIFSGEVAFKLYDTYGFPLDLTLDMLREKNLKIDEDKFNELMAKQRELAKANWKGSGDKATHGDFKELLDKFGLNEFVGYENTEIKAKLLAALDEEFKIGIKSKKAWLMFDKTPLYATSGGQNYDLGSIYKNDKLVANVLEVEKFFDINLALVEILGDFNVNDELLIKIDTERRAEIARHHSATHLLHYALRKVLGENATQAGSFVDYNRIRFDFNFTRALNEDELKQISDIVNDMIYKATNSNIQITDIESAKKCGAMALFDTKYGDKVRVLTLGDSIELCGGTHVSNTSVIGDFIILKESGVSAGVRRIEAIASKAAKEYSRNLIAEFENIKKSLKTNDILKSFENLKNEIKELKDALKNGANNLNSEIINGVNVCVSEYNGLDIKSGIDEFKNKFDKAVIVLITCKDDKVSIAVGSKNTSVKAGNLAKIVAQFLGGNGGGRDDFATAGAKDISKINEALALAKDEIKKVIC; translated from the coding sequence ATGGATATAAGAAAAGAATTTTTAGAGTTTTTTGCTAGTAAAGGTCATGAAATTACCCCATCAAGCCCACTTGTGCCTGATGATGCGACTTTGCTTTTTGCAAATGCAGGAATGGTTCCTTTTAAGAGTATTTTTACAGGTGAAGTGCCACGCCCAAATCCACCTAGAAAAACAAGCTGTCAAACTTGTATTCGTGCAGGTGGAAAGCATAATGACTTAGATAATGTTGGTTATACTGCAAGACATCATACATTTTTTGAAATGTTAGGAAATTTCTCTTTTGGTGATTATTTTAAAGAACAAGCAATTGCTTATGCTTGGGAATTTGTAACTGAGGTTATAAAATTACCTAAAGATAGGCTTTATGTAACCGTTCATGAAAACGATGATGAAGCTTATAATATGTGGCAAAAACACATTGCAAAAGAACGCATTTATAAATTTGGAGATAAAGATAATTTCTGGCAAATGGGTGATACTGGCCCATGTGGTCCTTGTAGTGAGATTTTTTACGACCAAGGTGAAGAAAATTTTAAAAGCGATGAAGATTATATGGGTGGAGATGGAGATAGATTCCTTGAGATTTGGAATTTAGTTTTTATGCAGTTTGAAAAACACCCTGATGGAACTATGACAAAACTACCAAAACCTAGCATTGATACGGGTATGGGGCTTGAGCGTGTAAGTGCTATTAAAGAAGGTAAATTTAGCAATTTTGATAGCTCATTATTTATGCCAATAATTGAAAAAATCGCAAGTTTAGCAAACTTAAAATATGAATATAAAAGTGGTGCTAGCTTTAGAGTAATTGCTGATCATATTCGTTCAGCTACATTCTTACTAGCTCAAGGCGTAACATTTGATAAAGAAGGGCGTGGATATGTTTTACGCCGTATCGTAAGAAGAGCTTTAAGACACGGATATTTATTAGGATTTAAAAGTGCATTTATGTATAAATTAGTAGATATTGTTTGTGAATTAATGGGAGAGCATTATACATATTTAAACGAGAAAAAATCTTTTGTAAAAGAGCAATTATTAAGCGAAGAAGAGAGATTTTTAAATACTATTGAAAAAGGTATGCAAATCTTTAATGATGAATTAAACAATACTAAAGATATTTTTAGTGGAGAAGTTGCGTTTAAATTATATGATACTTATGGCTTTCCACTTGATTTAACTCTTGATATGTTAAGAGAAAAAAATCTTAAAATTGATGAAGACAAATTCAATGAACTAATGGCTAAGCAAAGAGAATTAGCTAAAGCAAATTGGAAAGGTAGTGGGGATAAAGCAACTCACGGAGATTTTAAAGAATTATTAGATAAATTCGGTCTAAATGAGTTCGTTGGATATGAAAACACTGAAATTAAAGCAAAATTATTAGCTGCTTTAGATGAAGAATTTAAAATTGGAATTAAAAGCAAAAAAGCTTGGCTAATGTTTGATAAAACTCCACTTTATGCAACAAGTGGTGGGCAAAATTACGATTTAGGTAGTATTTATAAAAATGATAAATTAGTTGCAAATGTGCTTGAAGTTGAGAAATTTTTTGATATTAATTTAGCTTTAGTTGAAATTCTAGGTGATTTTAATGTAAATGATGAATTATTAATCAAAATTGATACCGAAAGAAGAGCAGAAATCGCAAGACATCATAGTGCTACTCACTTGCTTCATTATGCGTTAAGAAAGGTTTTAGGAGAAAATGCAACTCAAGCAGGTTCATTTGTAGATTACAATAGAATTAGATTTGATTTTAATTTTACCCGTGCATTAAACGAAGATGAGCTAAAGCAAATTAGTGATATTGTAAATGATATGATTTATAAAGCTACAAATTCAAATATTCAAATAACTGATATTGAAAGTGCAAAAAAATGCGGTGCAATGGCGCTTTTTGATACAAAATATGGCGATAAAGTAAGGGTATTAACTTTAGGAGATAGCATTGAGCTTTGTGGTGGAACTCATGTTAGCAATACTTCAGTAATTGGCGATTTTATAATATTAAAAGAAAGCGGAGTAAGTGCTGGTGTTAGAAGAATTGAAGCAATAGCAAGTAAGGCTGCTAAAGAATACTCAAGGAATTTGATTGCGGAATTTGAAAATATCAAAAAAAGTCTAAAAACAAATGATATTTTAAAGAGTTTTGAGAATTTAAAAAATGAAATAAAAGAACTAAAAGACGCTTTAAAAAATGGTGCTAATAATTTAAATAGCGAGATTATTAACGGCGTTAATGTTTGCGTTAGTGAATATAACGGGCTTGATATTAAATCTGGTATAGATGAGTTTAAAAATAAATTTGATAAAGCTGTTATTGTTTTAATCACTTGCAAAGACGATAAAGTAAGCATTGCGGTTGGCTCAAAAAATACTAGCGTTAAGGCTGGAAATTTAGCTAAGATTGTAGCTCAATTTTTAGGCGGAAATGGCGGCGGTAGAGATGATTTTGCTACTGCTGGTGCAAAAGATATTAGTAAAATCAACGAAGCTTTAGCTTTAGCAAAAGACGAAATCAAGAAGGTAATATGCTAG
- the serA gene encoding phosphoglycerate dehydrogenase: MNKILVLDGVSDLATKILEKDCKVSEYPKISEEELLKIIGDYDAVILRSATKITEKVLEHAHRLKVIGRAGVGVDNIDIKAATKKGIIVVNAPNGNTNAATEHTFALMLSLARMIPNAHASVVNGIWDRKSFLGLELKDKTLGVLGLGRIGAGVASRAQAFGMKVIAYDPYLSNERAIHLQVKKCELDEVYAEADFITLHLPLTDETKEMINKNSIAKMKKGVRIINAARGECINLDDLTNALKNGDIAGAALDVFANEPLGNHEITTLKNVVLTPHLGASTIEAQEGVAVDVAIAIKEALNGQMVASALNAVPVSPEMLNKIKPYFNLVKALGFIACEVSNSAIKQVFIEYSNAFKELDTRALSQVMLCGLLNSILQEKVNMVNAPILAQNRGISLIEQKSDEINNQIKVKIVSELGEHEIRGALMSDKSAYVSGIDEYDIKFEPSGVLLLVPHDNVPGMIGQIGTILGEAGINILSMQVSKTNTSGENIMAISINKKPLKTDYKKLCELAGVHGVKIIDCSEICDD; this comes from the coding sequence ATGAACAAGATTTTAGTTTTAGATGGAGTTAGCGATTTAGCTACTAAAATTTTAGAAAAAGATTGCAAAGTAAGTGAATATCCTAAAATTAGCGAAGAAGAATTGCTAAAAATAATTGGTGATTATGATGCAGTTATTTTAAGAAGTGCTACAAAAATTACAGAAAAAGTATTAGAACACGCTCATAGATTAAAAGTAATTGGTAGAGCTGGAGTTGGTGTTGATAATATAGATATAAAAGCAGCTACAAAAAAAGGAATAATAGTAGTAAATGCACCAAATGGTAATACAAACGCAGCTACAGAACATACTTTTGCACTAATGTTAAGCCTTGCTAGAATGATACCTAACGCACATGCTAGCGTTGTAAATGGTATTTGGGATAGAAAAAGCTTTTTAGGACTTGAATTAAAAGATAAAACTTTAGGGGTTTTAGGTTTAGGTAGAATTGGTGCTGGTGTTGCTAGTAGAGCACAAGCATTTGGTATGAAAGTAATTGCGTATGATCCATATCTTAGCAACGAAAGAGCTATTCATTTACAAGTTAAAAAATGTGAATTAGATGAAGTTTATGCTGAAGCTGATTTTATTACATTACACCTTCCATTAACAGATGAAACAAAAGAAATGATAAATAAAAATAGCATAGCTAAAATGAAAAAAGGTGTAAGAATTATAAATGCAGCAAGGGGTGAATGTATTAATCTTGATGATTTAACAAATGCTTTAAAAAATGGAGATATTGCAGGAGCTGCTCTTGATGTTTTTGCTAATGAGCCATTAGGAAACCACGAAATTACAACTTTAAAAAATGTGGTTTTAACACCGCATTTAGGTGCGTCTACAATAGAAGCTCAAGAAGGAGTTGCAGTTGATGTAGCAATTGCTATTAAAGAAGCGTTAAATGGTCAAATGGTTGCTAGTGCTTTAAATGCTGTGCCAGTTAGCCCTGAAATGCTAAATAAAATTAAGCCTTATTTTAATCTAGTAAAAGCATTAGGATTTATTGCGTGTGAAGTTAGCAATTCAGCAATTAAACAAGTTTTCATTGAATATTCAAATGCCTTTAAAGAGCTTGATACTAGAGCTTTAAGCCAAGTAATGTTATGTGGATTATTAAATTCTATATTGCAAGAAAAAGTAAATATGGTTAATGCACCAATTCTAGCTCAAAATAGAGGAATAAGCTTAATTGAGCAAAAAAGTGATGAAATAAATAATCAAATAAAAGTAAAAATAGTAAGCGAATTAGGTGAGCACGAAATAAGAGGAGCTTTAATGAGCGATAAGAGTGCTTATGTTAGTGGTATTGATGAATATGATATTAAATTTGAACCAAGTGGAGTATTATTGTTAGTGCCACACGATAATGTGCCTGGTATGATAGGACAAATTGGAACTATTTTAGGCGAAGCAGGAATAAATATTTTAAGTATGCAAGTTAGCAAAACAAATACAAGTGGTGAAAACATAATGGCAATTAGCATTAATAAAAAACCATTAAAAACAGATTATAAAAAACTTTGTGAATTAGCTGGAGTTCATGGAGTTAAGATAATTGATTGCAGTGAGATTTGCGATGATTAA
- a CDS encoding DegT/DnrJ/EryC1/StrS family aminotransferase: MLAFCDLKSQYLKYKNEIDERIQNILNNTSFIGGNEVALLESNLANYTKAKYAYSCSNGTTALYVALKALGIKEGDEIITTPFTFIASSEMIALIKAKPVFVDISEVDYNLDISKIESLITPKTKAILAVSIFGQMPDLNSIKNICKKHNLYLIEDAAQSFGAKDDLGNISCNIADISTTSFFPSKPLGCYGDGGAIFTNNDELAKKVKLLINHGSEMRYKHEIIGLNARLDSIQAAVLNVKLKYFDEEIAKRNEIANIYTKNLKNCITPKVKPGYKSVWAQYSVRVKNRDLVVKKLSENNIPTAIHYPIALYSQPCFKYLDYKASDFKVCENVTNEILSLPFSAFLDTLDQEKIIEIFNKGE; encoded by the coding sequence ATGTTAGCATTCTGTGATTTAAAATCTCAATATTTAAAATACAAAAACGAAATAGATGAAAGAATTCAAAATATATTAAATAATACAAGTTTTATCGGTGGTAATGAAGTTGCTTTACTTGAAAGTAATCTAGCAAATTATACAAAAGCAAAATACGCATATTCTTGCTCAAACGGAACTACGGCTTTATATGTAGCATTAAAAGCTTTAGGGATTAAAGAAGGTGATGAGATAATTACAACTCCTTTTACTTTCATTGCAAGTTCTGAAATGATAGCTTTAATTAAAGCTAAACCTGTTTTTGTTGATATAAGCGAAGTAGATTATAACCTTGATATAAGCAAAATTGAAAGCCTAATTACACCTAAGACTAAGGCTATTTTGGCAGTTTCAATTTTTGGTCAAATGCCTGATTTAAATTCCATAAAAAATATATGTAAAAAACATAATTTATACTTGATTGAAGATGCAGCTCAAAGCTTTGGTGCAAAAGATGATTTAGGCAATATCTCTTGTAATATTGCTGATATTAGCACGACAAGTTTTTTCCCTTCAAAACCACTTGGGTGTTATGGAGATGGTGGGGCTATCTTTACAAATAACGATGAATTAGCAAAAAAAGTAAAATTACTTATAAATCACGGAAGCGAAATGAGATATAAACACGAAATAATAGGCTTAAATGCAAGACTTGATAGCATACAAGCTGCAGTTTTAAATGTAAAATTAAAATATTTTGATGAAGAAATTGCTAAAAGAAACGAAATTGCTAACATTTATACAAAAAACCTTAAAAACTGCATTACACCTAAGGTAAAACCAGGATATAAGAGTGTTTGGGCTCAATATAGCGTAAGGGTTAAAAATAGAGATTTAGTAGTAAAAAAACTAAGTGAAAACAATATCCCAACCGCAATTCATTATCCAATAGCACTATATTCGCAACCTTGCTTTAAATATTTAGATTATAAAGCAAGTGATTTTAAAGTATGCGAAAATGTAACGAATGAGATTTTATCTTTGCCATTTTCTGCATTTTTAGATACACTAGACCAAGAAAAAATCATTGAAATTTTTAATAAAGGAGAATAA
- a CDS encoding PBP1A family penicillin-binding protein — protein MLGCVVLGYFLNVVENKDIDYKEFDLDLTTQFYDRNGTLLANVFNENRAYARFEEIPPRLIEALIAIEDTSFFEHEGINIDAIFRAIIKDIQKGRLAEGASTLTQQLVKNHYLTSEKSIKRKINEAIISYEIEKNLTKEQILERYLNFIFLGHGYYGIKTAAAGYFHKELNELSLKEMAMLVGLPKAPSTYDPTKRIDLSLSRANAVLKRMYDLGWISEAEYKQNVALKPIVYDESLTQNKAPYVIDEAIRQLQAMGIEDIKTGGYRVELSVDLNTQKIAEEAIKFGYDELIKRDKDIDLNQINGAMIVTEPSSGDILALVGGVDYYKSNFNRATMSNRQVGSSFKPFVYLTALNLGYSPASEIADIARVFETRDAQGKKMIWKPKNYGKDFNGLITLKEALTKSRNLATINLLLDTSLSFVHQTITKFGFTNVPQDLSIGLGSFGVSPYNYAELYSIISNYGTKQPIRLITKVTDKFGNEIELKTKEAEEFVKPEQAYLMIDMMKNVVAAGTGGAARIAGLEVAGKTGTSNKSIDAWFVGFTPSIQVITWYGNDNNKPMKYYEGGARTAAPVFRYFMQKYLAENPNIKRTFDIPKGVEKRVIDGKTWFYTDKSPLPKASRNDILKQQEEDGLMF, from the coding sequence ATTTTAGGCTGTGTTGTTTTAGGATATTTTTTAAATGTTGTTGAAAATAAAGATATTGATTATAAGGAATTTGATTTAGACCTTACAACTCAATTTTATGATAGAAATGGCACTTTACTTGCAAATGTTTTTAACGAAAATAGAGCTTATGCTAGATTTGAAGAAATTCCACCAAGACTAATTGAAGCATTAATTGCTATTGAAGATACGAGTTTTTTTGAACACGAAGGAATTAATATTGATGCTATTTTTAGAGCAATTATCAAAGATATTCAAAAAGGTCGCTTAGCAGAAGGTGCTTCAACTCTTACTCAACAACTTGTGAAAAATCATTATTTAACAAGTGAAAAAAGTATTAAAAGAAAAATAAATGAAGCAATAATTAGTTATGAAATTGAAAAAAATCTAACAAAAGAACAAATATTAGAAAGATATTTAAACTTTATATTTTTAGGGCATGGATATTATGGGATTAAAACAGCTGCTGCTGGGTATTTTCATAAGGAATTAAACGAACTTAGCCTTAAAGAAATGGCTATGCTAGTTGGCTTACCAAAAGCTCCTAGCACATATGATCCTACAAAAAGAATTGATTTATCGCTTTCAAGAGCTAATGCGGTTTTAAAAAGAATGTATGATTTAGGCTGGATTAGTGAAGCTGAGTATAAACAAAATGTAGCTTTAAAACCAATTGTTTATGATGAGAGTTTAACTCAAAATAAAGCTCCTTATGTAATAGATGAAGCTATTAGACAATTACAAGCTATGGGAATTGAAGACATTAAAACAGGTGGTTATAGAGTTGAACTTAGTGTTGATTTGAATACTCAAAAAATAGCTGAAGAAGCTATTAAGTTCGGATATGATGAACTTATCAAAAGAGATAAAGATATAGATTTAAACCAAATCAATGGAGCTATGATAGTTACAGAGCCTAGTAGTGGGGATATTTTAGCTTTAGTTGGTGGGGTTGATTATTATAAAAGTAATTTTAATCGTGCTACTATGAGTAATCGTCAAGTGGGTTCAAGCTTTAAGCCATTTGTATATCTTACAGCTTTAAATCTTGGCTATTCACCTGCTAGTGAGATTGCTGATATTGCAAGAGTATTTGAAACTCGTGATGCACAGGGTAAGAAAATGATTTGGAAGCCTAAAAATTATGGAAAAGATTTTAATGGTTTAATCACTCTTAAAGAAGCACTTACAAAAAGTAGAAACCTAGCTACAATTAACTTATTACTTGATACTAGCCTTAGTTTTGTTCATCAAACAATTACTAAATTTGGTTTTACAAATGTTCCACAAGATTTATCAATAGGATTAGGTTCTTTTGGTGTTAGTCCTTATAATTACGCTGAACTTTATAGCATTATTTCAAATTATGGAACAAAACAACCTATTAGATTGATTACAAAAGTTACTGATAAATTTGGTAATGAAATTGAGTTAAAAACCAAAGAAGCAGAAGAATTTGTAAAACCTGAACAAGCTTATTTAATGATTGATATGATGAAAAATGTTGTCGCAGCCGGAACTGGTGGTGCAGCAAGAATTGCAGGACTTGAAGTAGCTGGAAAAACAGGGACATCAAATAAAAGTATAGATGCTTGGTTTGTAGGTTTTACGCCTAGTATTCAAGTAATAACTTGGTATGGTAATGATAATAATAAGCCTATGAAATATTATGAAGGTGGTGCTAGAACGGCTGCTCCTGTATTTAGATATTTTATGCAAAAATATTTAGCAGAAAATCCAAATATTAAAAGAACTTTTGATATACCAAAAGGCGTTGAAAAAAGAGTAATTGATGGTAAAACTTGGTTTTATACAGATAAATCACCTTTACCAAAAGCAAGCAGAAATGATATATTAAAACAACAAGAAGAAGATGGATTGATGTTTTAA